A stretch of DNA from Equus asinus isolate D_3611 breed Donkey chromosome 20, EquAss-T2T_v2, whole genome shotgun sequence:
GCTGAGTTTTTTGTCTTAAAAGACTGGCTGCCTCCCAactgaaggagaaagggaaacctTTGCCACCACCTGCTCAAAGCCTCTTGTTTAGAAACCTCCTGTGCCTGTTCCCAGAGAAACCCCAGAGGCCCTTGTGTGCACAAAAGGCAAAATCATCACAACGGGAACACGCATGGCACGCTTGCTGGGTTCCAGGCGCTGTTCTGAGTGCTCTGCACCTGTTAATtaactgaatcctcacaacaactttacAAGATAGGTGTCTttattgttcccatttcacaGTTGGGGAAATTAAGGTaccaagaggttaagtaacttgcccagagtaAGACacctagtaagtggtggagccggGATCCACACCTGGGCgatgggctctggagcctggaCCCTTGTGCTCTTCTGCCTCGCGAAGGGAAGCTGGGAATGCGATTTACCTACGGCCCACAATTTCCACTCTTGGAAAAGTAACCAAGAGGTCACAGTTCTCATCAATCTGCTGGGACAGTCGTCTGGGACCCTCTACAGGGCTCAGCCAGGGCTCTGGGCAGACGccttctgcctcctgctcccGTTGGCCCAGTCGCCCAGGACCAGCAACTGAAGAGTCTGCTCTCAGACTCAGGACGagatggagggtggggagagcTGTACTGCCTGGCGTGGCATGACGTCAGATGGGGAATGAGAGCTCGTCTCTGTCCTCTGACGTCCCCATACGTCTATCTTACTGTGACTCAGAGAATCAAAGTTTCTTCTGTCCAAAGTGTCAGCCCCCCCAGCAAGCGCACTTGGAATGATTCCCAAGATGGGTTGGGCCTGGTTCCCCACTGCCTGCACCGGCTGCAAGCACAGCTCTGACGTTACTATGGAGTTTAACCCTGCAGCACTCTCTGCACGCCTCCAGTGCCCACCAGCCTTGGGGACTGGGCAGGGCTAAGGGAAAAATACTGAGTGAGTTATGccgtcctctccctccctgccccgtccctctgcccttccctctcccccttctACCTTCTAAGAAGGAAGACTCTTTGCTGTGGCCGGTTCTGTCCTGCAGGGGTCTGTGTGGTGTATCAACAGCCAAGGGCAGACCAGATTGTTCTGCAGGAGGAAAACTGAgacctgggagggaggagggaataaGGCCTGCAGGAGAAGTGAGGGGGCGCGGGGCAGGGGGGCGGGAGTGGGGTAGGGGGAGCTGAGGGAAAacagcagagaggaagaggagctgcAGAGGCAGCTGAAAGGAGAGGCGCCCAGGAAAGCAGGGGAAGAGGACTTGCATGCTATGATTCCCCCGTGCTGCCTCCTTGGGGGCGCCTCAGGGAAGATGCCTTTCCAAGGATTGTAAGGCTCAGGCCCGTGTCTGAGATGCCCCCATATGAGAtggcctccaggcagccttccaggGACCCACAGGCCCGAACGACGGCCCTGAGCCCGCAGCGGTGGAACCCAGCAGGAGCAGTCTGTCATGAGGCCAGTCTGCAGGCTCCTGGCCACAAGACCTCCACGGAGAGACCTCCTGGTGGCCCTGGGGGTGGCCCTGTGTCTCCTCAAGCTGCTGACTTCTCCTTTAAGAATGAAGCAATGTTGAAGGGCTATTCCCCCTCACTTGGGGGGCCTGGCAGAGGTGTCCCAGGCACCGTGGACACCCTGAGCCTAAAATAGGCCTGTTTGAAGAGGTAGgtggtggagaggtggggtctGGAGCTCTTCCGGGCATTGAATGCTCCGCTCCCACTCAGCTTCGTTTCTTGTGACCCCCTTCACCTACCCAACCCCTGGGGCTTAATTGAAACTCACTGTGCTTTACAGCCAGGCTCAGAGCATCGCCTCTCTAGGTTTTGTACACACAGTGCCTTCCACCAGGAGCaacctcctcctctctgccctttggattcctccccagctccagccccacctcttcTAAGAAGTGCTCCCTGATTTCTCCCTCTGATGAGCCCCCACAGCCTGAAGCATCTGGCCCGTTCTTGCCATTGTCTGGAGGGTGGCCACGGGACAGCCCTTATTTTCTCAGCTTTCACACACATGAGGCCACGTGCCCTCCATCCCAGCTCTCTGCCTATCTGCCACAGGGCACAGCCTAGCACAGAGCTGGTCCAGGCTGCATGAAAGTGCTCCCCACTTCTGTTTGTGGAGCTACCACTCAGCTGTCAACATCTGGTTCAGATGTTTCCTCCTCAAAGAGGGCTTCCCTGACTTCTTGGACTGGGTCATGGGCATCCTCTGGGCACCCTTCCCCCCCATCCATGCTTCCCTCTGTCACAGCCCTGACATCACTGTGTCAGTGTCTGTACCTACAGTAGTTGGGAGCCTGTATGGGGCAGGTCTGGGGCTGGTTCTTCTGGGGCCCCAGAACCAACCCAGGCCCAAGCACAAGGAGTCACTAAAAGTTTGCTGAGTGAATGGAACATCACACCCTCGAGAGCTCATATTGATCCCTCAAAACCCACCTCAAATGCCCCTTCCCAGAAGCTCTCACTTCCCTCTCCCatcttccctcacttccttcattgGTGACTCCAAAGCATGTAGCATACTCCTCAATGACAGTACATGTCACACTGTATTTTTGTGAGCAGCTTAACGTGGCTTCCCCAACTCTCCATGGCCGACTGGGACCTTCTGGAGAGCTAGGCCCAggcctgtctctctctgtgcccACAGGGCCTGGTCCAGAGAAAcgtctcaataaataattgttggtGAAATTTTGGGGTCTCTGGGGGACCTCAATCCCTGCCCCCCTGAGCTAAGCTCTAATTCTCTGCATAGTTTGGGGTTGGTGGGGCTTCTGGTACCCCAGCCACAATGTCAAACATGACGGCTGCCCAGGTCCCAGGTATCCTGCCCCGCTGGGCTCAGCGACCCCGCCGCTGCCACTTGGCTGTGAGTTTCTGTAGCAGCTCGTGTGGCCGCTGGCGGAACTTCTTCTGGGTGAAGTAGAAGAGGATGGGATCCAGCACGCTGTTGGCACTGGCAAAGGGCCGCGTGACTTTGTAGGCGGCTGCAAAGGCCTCCAGAATGGGGCAGGGGATGCCAGGTGTAGAGCGCACCGCCAGGTAGGCTGTCTTGGTGACATGGAAAGGCAGGAAACTGATGGCGAAGACGGCTGTCACCACCACAGCCATGCGGGCGGCCTTGCCACGCCGCTCCCGGGCCACGGGCTCTGCCGGGCCATCCTGGCGGCACAGACGGTGGGCCAGGCGACAGTAGCAGGCCAGCAGGGAGGCAAAGGGCAGCAGGAAGCCGATGACCGTGAGGGCTATGCCATAGGGCAGGTAGCAGGTGGCCAGGGCGGGCGGGCTCAGGTCGTAGCAGACGGTGCGGTTGCGTTGGATGCCTGTGGCAGCAAAGAGGGCTGTGGGCAAGCACTGGATCATCACGGCCAgccacacagccccacacactAGCCAGGCGGCCCGGCGGCCCCCATGCTTGTGCCAGGTGGCCAGAGGGTGGCAGATGCCCAGGTAGCGCTGGAAGCTGATGCACGTGAGGAAGAGGATGCTGCCGTGCAGGTTGGCGTAGAAGAGGAAACGGACGAGGCGGCAGGCGAGGTCACCAAAGGGCCAGTGGTCACTGTGGGCGTAGTTGTAGATGagcaggggcagggagcaggcatACAGCAGGTCAGCCAGGGCCAGGTTCAGTGTGTACACGGCTGTGCGGGTCAGGGCCCGACGGGACATGCAAATCTGGGCAATGACACAGGCGTTCAGCGGCAGGCCGGCCGCCAGCACCACTGAGTACACAGGTGGCAGCAGCAGTCGCTTGAAGTTCTCTCGGTAGACGCAGGTGGTGGGCGGTGAGCCCGGAGCTGGGCTTGTGCCGTTGTTCCACTCCATGGCTGCCTGACCGGGCTTCCTATGTCCAGAGAGGCTGAGGAAGCAACACATAGCCTGTCAGTGACCAGACTCACTGCCCACCTGGTAGGCCCCTgtcccctctctgccccttgaTCTTCCCACCTGAACTATTTCTGATACCACTTCAAGGAGGCCCCAGACAGCCCTCACTGCAAGGAAACCTAAAATACAATAAAGCTCAAGCTTGGGAGAAATCAATTCACTTTCTTTCTATAATATTCATTTCCCACTAGCCTTCTTGGTGAacttctattcatccttcaaaaccttAGTCAAATGTCTCCTCTGTAAGTAGAGATTGATGGgctggtttgaatcccaactctgctaCTTCCtgactatgtgactttgggcgagTGATATaccttctctgaatctcagtttccccatctgaaaatggGGGAATAATACACCCCCTTAGGATGTCATGAGGTCAGAGGCACTAAATCACTCCGTGCAGAGCTTCCCTCGGGCTCTCTGGAGTTTGGAGATTGTGGTCATGTGGACCTGCCAGTCTGTCCCTCCCCACAGACCAGGAGCCTCATGAGGGGAAGTGGCAGGCCTGGTGCCTCACTGTGTCTGACAACCCGGGGTCCAGGGCAGAGAGGGCCCTGGTAACTGAACGGATCAACAGGAACAAAATGTCCACACACCGTGAGCTGACCAAGGACAGCACCCACCTCCTCAGCCTGGACTCCGCCTTCCAAAGCCATGGTCCTTTTGGCTGCAGTCTTCCTATCTGTCAAATGGGGGAAGGAGGTGATTCAGGagttctctgagcctccttcctcttttcttgagGCTGCAGAGGCTGGTTAGGCAAAAGCCACTGAAGCCACAGCGCCCTCTGGTGGCTAGAGTGAAAACAGCCTCCTGGAAGGAAATGGCCGAGGGACCAGGCCTGACAACAGCTGTGAGAGAGAAATCCAGACGCAGTGCGGGGCATTGATCGCTCAGTGTTACTCAGTGAGTTAGAGGCAGAGCTAGAACTAGAATCCAGTCGCCTGAAACCTAGTGTAGCCCACAGACATGGAACGTAGAGGTTACAAGCCCAGCTTCAGAGCTAGGCaggcctggttcaaatcctggctcccctTCTTCCATGCTGTTCAAACCAGGGCATGTCACTTGCCTTTTCTGGGCCTgtgtcctcatcagtaaaatgcatCATAGGCCTGACAtgcagtaggtgcttaataaatgcaatGCCATGCCATTGCATCCTACACCTTGTCCTTCCACTCATCACTTTGGGCTGAGTTTTGCGGGGAGTCAGCAGCACAAATGCCTTAAAGGATAAATCTGACTTCTTGACGCTCACCTCCAAACTGGCATTTCCACATTCACTGGGGTCCAGAGAGAATTCACAACTTAAAGCCGATGGACCTGTAAGGCAGAGCCTTTGAGATAGCGAGTCAAATGCTCCccctgtccccattttacagatgcaagaaactgaggcccagaaaaaaTATGAAGTCCTGCAAATGCAATGAGGGAGATAGAGGGTTGAGGCCGCGTATATGGGCTCTGGTCCAGATGCCcagtttcaaatcccagctctgccacatgtAAGCTGTGTGGCTTAGGCTCGTTACTGCacctccgtgcctcagtttccccacctataaaatggggtaaCATAGTCCctgcctcacaggattgttgtgaggatcagtGCTCGGCACAGGGCAAGTGTTGGCTGTTCTTAATGTCAATATACCTGCTAAGTAAAGTTATAAGAGTTTAAAAAGTTATAGTAGAGCAAAGCAGAACTCCCCAAACTGATTTCTCCCAACTTAAAATTGGATTTTGATGAAAATGCTTTACCCAGATTCTGGGCAACTGCAAAATGATGGTGTTTGGATTCTCTAGtctgcctccccgccccccccccccgcccccctcatCCCCACCCCTGCATCGCCTTTAGTTGTCAAAGGTTCTTTGCGGGGCTTTGGCCCATTGCTGGGAGTGCTGGAGGCCAGCTCACCAGCTAGGCATGATGGGGGCGGGCAGGCCAGAGGAGGACGCAGGGCGGTTCCCCATTGTAGCCAGAAAGCCAAAAGTAGTACAGGCAAGAGAAAGTTCCTTTTCTCATCTCTTCATTCACTTGTTCGTGCTGTTCttccattcatgcattcattcattctcttgttTTCACATGCCAGGCATTTAATGGGTACTTGCTGCCTGCTGGATGCATGACACAGGATACGGGTGTGGATGTAGATGGGTACATACGTACACAGATGTactcatacatatatacacacacacatatgctagTCTGAGTGGGGAGACGGGTATGAGCCATAAGATAGAAGAAACTTCTCAAGGAGGATGAAGGATGGAGCAAGACTCTGATGGTTGAGGAGGATTTCCCTGGGTGGAGAGAGGTGAGGACCCCGGGGGTGTCCCAggtgggaggaaggcagagcaggCAGGGGCTGAGAGGAGAGCAGGCTGCTAGGACAGAGGGGAATGGTGAGGGGAGGAGTCGGGTAAAAGGGACGGTGCTGTGCCCCCGAACTCTCTTCTGGGAAGCCTGTCGCCCTCAGACACCACCCCAGGAGAGAGCCCTCTGCCTCAAGTGACTGGAGACTCCACTCCCTGGTGAGACTGGTCCTCTTGGAAGGAGGCAGGGGCTGCACAAGGGGATCAGGGCCCACCTTCAGATCTACTCCAGAAAAGGCAGGCCTGGCCGTCACCCTGGCT
This window harbors:
- the P2RY6 gene encoding P2Y purinoceptor 6 isoform X4; the protein is MEWNNGTSPAPGSPPTTCVYRENFKRLLLPPVYSVVLAAGLPLNACVIAQICMSRRALTRTAVYTLNLALADLLYACSLPLLIYNYAHSDHWPFGDLACRLVRFLFYANLHGSILFLTCISFQRYLGICHPLATWHKHGGRRAAWLVCGAVWLAVMIQCLPTALFAATGIQRNRTVCYDLSPPALATCYLPYGIALTVIGFLLPFASLLACYCRLAHRLCRQDGPAEPVARERRGKAARMAVVVTAVFAISFLPFHVTKTAYLAVRSTPGIPCPILEAFAAAYKVTRPFASANSVLDPILFYFTQKKFRQRPHELLQKLTAKWQRRGR
- the P2RY6 gene encoding P2Y purinoceptor 6 isoform X1 is translated as MGTGGAFDSLSQRLCLTGPSALSCEFSLDPSECGNASLEIGRLQPKGPWLWKAESRLRSLSGHRKPGQAAMEWNNGTSPAPGSPPTTCVYRENFKRLLLPPVYSVVLAAGLPLNACVIAQICMSRRALTRTAVYTLNLALADLLYACSLPLLIYNYAHSDHWPFGDLACRLVRFLFYANLHGSILFLTCISFQRYLGICHPLATWHKHGGRRAAWLVCGAVWLAVMIQCLPTALFAATGIQRNRTVCYDLSPPALATCYLPYGIALTVIGFLLPFASLLACYCRLAHRLCRQDGPAEPVARERRGKAARMAVVVTAVFAISFLPFHVTKTAYLAVRSTPGIPCPILEAFAAAYKVTRPFASANSVLDPILFYFTQKKFRQRPHELLQKLTAKWQRRGR
- the P2RY6 gene encoding P2Y purinoceptor 6 isoform X2, giving the protein MLRGGNNVELADSWIGRLQPKGPWLWKAESRLRSLSGHRKPGQAAMEWNNGTSPAPGSPPTTCVYRENFKRLLLPPVYSVVLAAGLPLNACVIAQICMSRRALTRTAVYTLNLALADLLYACSLPLLIYNYAHSDHWPFGDLACRLVRFLFYANLHGSILFLTCISFQRYLGICHPLATWHKHGGRRAAWLVCGAVWLAVMIQCLPTALFAATGIQRNRTVCYDLSPPALATCYLPYGIALTVIGFLLPFASLLACYCRLAHRLCRQDGPAEPVARERRGKAARMAVVVTAVFAISFLPFHVTKTAYLAVRSTPGIPCPILEAFAAAYKVTRPFASANSVLDPILFYFTQKKFRQRPHELLQKLTAKWQRRGR
- the P2RY6 gene encoding P2Y purinoceptor 6 isoform X3 — its product is MPVWSLSGHRKPGQAAMEWNNGTSPAPGSPPTTCVYRENFKRLLLPPVYSVVLAAGLPLNACVIAQICMSRRALTRTAVYTLNLALADLLYACSLPLLIYNYAHSDHWPFGDLACRLVRFLFYANLHGSILFLTCISFQRYLGICHPLATWHKHGGRRAAWLVCGAVWLAVMIQCLPTALFAATGIQRNRTVCYDLSPPALATCYLPYGIALTVIGFLLPFASLLACYCRLAHRLCRQDGPAEPVARERRGKAARMAVVVTAVFAISFLPFHVTKTAYLAVRSTPGIPCPILEAFAAAYKVTRPFASANSVLDPILFYFTQKKFRQRPHELLQKLTAKWQRRGR